Below is a genomic region from Helianthus annuus cultivar XRQ/B chromosome 2, HanXRQr2.0-SUNRISE, whole genome shotgun sequence.
AAAGTGAAGTCGAAATCTGTGGCGGGAGCAAAGTCCATAGTGGTATTAGTTATGATGAGGTATGTTTGTGAAGAAAGTGAGAAACGAGCCTTGGAGTATTGATGGTTATATAATTCGATCAAGGAAGAAGGTGAGAAAGCTCTTGAAACCAAGTCAAGTTGACTGAAAATTATTAGATTGTTCTCTTAATACATTGTTTATTAGTTATCTGCAACGTTTGTCTAGTGTTGTTTTTTAAATTGTATTATTGGGACTTGGGTCCAAGATGATTATTCTACAAATATTTAACTGATTTGGAATTAAAAAAATGTGACAAATTAGCAACGATGTTGAtgtattttagttttatttgtcaattcttcttattttttattttttaaaaccgTGTCCAATAAAGTTGGGATGTTAAATTTATTGCGAGTACAATCATGTAATTAACTAGCTTTATAAGTAGTAATTACCAATAATTTTCGTTTAATATGTTGTTAACGTCAAAATATCCTCACCTATGTTAAGTTGAGAGTGTCTATAAGTTACTTTGACCTTACAAGTGTAGTGACGGATTTCCCAAAGTCATACAACTTTAGAAACACAACAATGCTCAGatgtaatacatgttttattgaaTGAACAAGATGTTAGGATGGAGGAAGAAGGTCCTATGTAAGCACCTTAACATGTATACATGTATTTGTACCAACACATTTTAGCAAAGTATGAATACCTATTGAAGAGATTACTTTTTGAACTTTTCCGAATGTCGTATTCTAAAGGCCTCCAATTTGTAATGATCATCTTTCTTTATAAAATGTTACTTGTTCATAACAAAATTTGTATATGAATGATGTTTTATGGATTAGTATGCCTGTGACCAATAGACATGTACATGAATAAGCTGGAACAATAAGGCGATGCATGATGGTGAACCTATGTTTTGTTGATTATACATGTAACATAAGCAAAATGGTGATGCACGATGGTGATTCGCGGCTTGATGTTTAGCTGGTGTTGATGGAATACaatatgataaaaaataaataaaaaattaatacaCGCTCATGCCTTTTGTAACGTATGGTTTATCTAGACACAATTATTTTCTCACATAGATACGAAATATAAGAAACAATAAGTGTCTGCTTCCGTTCATATCTTACAGGGTACATGCTCATCGTGACACATGTTCTTTCTAATTTAAGGGGAAAGAGGATTATAGTCTTTTCATCGCGCGACCCAGTTCACCCGCGATTTTCAAACGGCTATTATTTTTTCATAcaataatattttttaataaaattacaTCGTATTAACGTGTATTTTATTCACTTTAATTTGAGTATTATTGCTTTAGTTTtcttaattttcaaaaaaaaaaattgtttttccAATACGTAATAGGTACCATATGTGCAATAGTAataaactagaattacgacccgccgcaatgcggcggggattctttagttataactaagtcgatttaggatacgcacgttatgttgaacctgtcaaacgggaaaaaatagacgatgtaaaaacgttcacccacacacgcatattgcgtcgtgttaactcacgttagaacgaaacgtaaaaacgttaaaccaaagacgcacgttgcgatgtgttaagtcacaaaattttgaATGAACCATAAAGGGAAAAAATTTGAAAAgtccccaaagccaaggttacaacaacggAACAACCATATgaataaccattttttctttgaaaaccccccaaaAGCCAAGATTataacacataagtaaaaaaatcaaagtggttaaatcgcaaaagattgaaacttttgaattagaagtgaaaaatcaaattaattaaaggggttaaattaccaaagattaaattttaaacttaaattgtcaaagattaaaactctagggttaaaaaggaaacaaagattaaaactttaagctTAAATTGTCAAGGATTAAAACTTGaaggttaaaaaggaaaattccattttttttgaaaaactcccaaagctAAAGTTACAACAACCTTAAGCACAAGTTAGTTGCTTATTTATaggcatggttgtaaaagtcccgactaggctccgagtactccccgagtactcgctacaaggtaggttgccgaggcacgagtactcttctcccaggccaattactccccgagtactcccgaatactCCCGAGTAcctcccgagtactcccgaatccgactagggagcgcctagcgacttttgcaaccatgtttATAGGTTAATAATAGTCAATGTGACCTTACATCTACAATACTGCCATCACAACATTTTTAATCCATTATTCTTGTAAATCGACAACCCAAATCATCTCCTTTTATAGGATATTAGCAAAACCAATCAAACAACTATCCACTTAACCAATCAAACAACCCAAATCATCTCCTTTTATAGGACATCATGGCTTCAAAAACTAAACATTTATAATTACATTTAACCGAACAAACTACAACAATCGTTTCAAAAATCTCCTTACGGATTGAAGGAGAATCTTCCAAGAATACCTTGCTTATATGGCAAATATGTTTTCTTCTTCATGTCATTCGAAACCGCCCGGTTCACATTGTAATGCAGCTCGTGAGCTGAAACTCGCCCTCTTCGTTTCGACACTGATCCGGGGTTCCTGATGTCTTGATCATATTTTCTAAAATTGGCAGAGTATTTCTTCAAAGGATCTCTATCCATTGCTCGACCATCCGAAGAACTTCTGAACAACAAAAGATCCAACAAACTCCATTTTCTTGACTCGTTGTTTTTTTCTGAAGAAGGTGCAGGAGACGAAGGCGCCACTTGTGGTCGCCATTGATGGGAACTTCCAAGTGGCGACAACGATCTCGTTCTCCTACTTCTTGAAGAATTTGAAAAccctctctctcttcctctttctctttgttgaactgaTTTACTATCAAAACCACAACTTACATCAAATGTAAAATCGTCTTCGAGTAAGTTTGAGGGTATTTTGGGTACTCCGGGTTTCTCCTCCCACGCAAACGGGATGGTGGCTAGAGAACCACTGTGGTTAGCATCGGCGACCATAAACAACTTGTCAAACCCGTGATATAACTCCGTGAGTCGCGTGGGGCTCGAGGGGGCGCTTGTGTAGCAAGTGTCAACGTGT
It encodes:
- the LOC110888655 gene encoding uncharacterized protein LOC110888655, with amino-acid sequence MDVAPATDFDFTFPSHVDTCYTSAPSSPTRLTELYHGFDKLFMVADANHSGSLATIPFAWEEKPGVPKIPSNLLEDDFTFDVSCGFDSKSVQQRERGRERGFSNSSRSRRTRSLSPLGSSHQWRPQVAPSSPAPSSEKNNESRKWSLLDLLLFRSSSDGRAMDRDPLKKYSANFRKYDQDIRNPGSVSKRRGRVSAHELHYNVNRAVSNDMKKKTYLPYKQGILGRFSFNP